A DNA window from Pseudomonas sp. GD03919 contains the following coding sequences:
- a CDS encoding TerC family protein yields MDALLAFLTSPIFGTPGWFWLAFLVLIITLLVLDLGVLHRDQHEIEMRESLLLYSGYFSVGVAFGGWIWWQLGGTKAMEYYTGFLVEQSLSMDNVFVMAMILGYFNIPRKYQHRVLFWGILGVIVLRAIMIGLGTALVQQFDWILYIFGAFLLFSGIKMLRSNDTEAHPDLAQNPVIRFVRKHIRVTDDLHEGKFLVRLQDKASGKPLLYATPLLLALVLIELADLVFAVDSVPAVLAISQDPFIVYTSNIFAILGLRALYFALAALMHRFIYLKYALALVLMYIGGKIFLHDLIKVPALLSLAVTLGLLAGGVLLSLLKTRDQSAPQH; encoded by the coding sequence ATGGACGCTCTACTTGCCTTTTTGACATCCCCCATCTTCGGTACCCCAGGCTGGTTCTGGCTGGCCTTTCTGGTACTGATCATCACCCTTCTGGTACTCGACCTCGGCGTGCTGCATCGCGATCAGCATGAAATCGAGATGCGCGAAAGCCTGTTGCTGTATTCCGGCTATTTCAGCGTCGGCGTCGCCTTCGGCGGCTGGATCTGGTGGCAGCTCGGCGGCACCAAGGCGATGGAGTACTACACCGGCTTTCTGGTGGAACAATCGCTGTCGATGGACAACGTCTTCGTCATGGCGATGATCCTCGGCTACTTCAATATCCCGCGTAAGTACCAGCATCGCGTGCTGTTCTGGGGCATTCTCGGGGTGATCGTGCTGCGCGCGATCATGATCGGCCTGGGTACGGCACTGGTGCAGCAGTTCGACTGGATTCTCTACATCTTCGGTGCCTTCCTGCTCTTCAGCGGCATCAAGATGCTGCGCAGCAACGATACCGAAGCCCACCCAGACCTGGCGCAAAACCCGGTGATCCGCTTCGTGCGCAAGCACATCCGCGTAACCGACGACCTGCACGAAGGCAAGTTCCTGGTACGCCTGCAGGACAAGGCCAGTGGCAAACCGCTGCTGTATGCCACTCCGCTGCTGCTGGCGCTGGTGCTGATCGAGCTGGCCGACCTGGTGTTCGCCGTCGATAGCGTGCCGGCGGTGCTGGCCATCTCGCAGGATCCGTTCATCGTCTACACCTCGAACATCTTCGCCATTCTCGGCCTGCGTGCGCTGTACTTCGCCCTGGCCGCACTGATGCACCGTTTCATCTACCTGAAGTACGCCCTGGCGCTGGTGCTGATGTATATCGGCGGCAAGATCTTCCTGCACGACCTGATCAAGGTACCTGCCCTGCTCTCGCTTGCCGTTACCCTGGGCCTGCTGGCTGGTGGTGTGCTGCTGTCACTGCTGAAGACGCGCGACCAGAGCGCTCCGCAGCACTGA
- a CDS encoding acyl-CoA dehydrogenase, translating to MDFAYSPKVQELRERVTAFMEAYVYPAEAVFEQQVAEGDRWQPTAIMEELKNKAKAEGLWNLFLPESDYGAGLTNTEYAPLAEIMGRSLIGPEPFNCAAPDTGNMEVLVRYGNEAQKQQWLAPLLSGEIRSAFAMTEPGVASSDATNMQANARREGDEWVINGRKWWTSGACDPRCKVMIFMGLTNPDAPRHQQHSMILVPMDAPGVTVLRPLPVFGYDDAPHGHAEVLFENVRVPYENVLLGEGRGFEIAQGRLGPGRIHHCMRSIGMAERALELMCKRAVSRTAFGKPLARLGGNIDHIADSRMEINQARLLTLNAAYMMDTVGNKIAASEIAQIKVVAPNVALKVIDRAIQMHGGAGVSNDFPLAYWYAMQRTLRLADGPDEVHRAAIGKYEIGKYVPRDVMKASR from the coding sequence ATGGATTTCGCCTATTCCCCCAAGGTTCAAGAGCTGCGTGAGCGTGTTACCGCGTTCATGGAGGCTTATGTCTACCCGGCCGAAGCGGTGTTCGAGCAGCAAGTGGCCGAGGGCGACCGCTGGCAGCCTACCGCAATCATGGAAGAGCTGAAGAACAAGGCCAAGGCCGAAGGCCTATGGAACCTGTTTCTGCCCGAGTCGGACTATGGCGCGGGCCTGACCAACACCGAATACGCGCCGCTGGCCGAGATCATGGGCCGTTCACTGATTGGCCCGGAGCCCTTCAACTGCGCCGCGCCGGATACCGGCAACATGGAGGTGCTGGTGCGTTACGGCAACGAGGCGCAGAAACAGCAATGGCTGGCGCCGCTGCTCTCCGGCGAGATTCGCTCCGCCTTCGCCATGACCGAACCGGGCGTGGCTTCCAGCGACGCCACCAACATGCAGGCCAATGCCCGCCGTGAAGGTGATGAGTGGGTGATCAACGGCCGCAAATGGTGGACCTCGGGCGCCTGTGACCCGCGCTGCAAGGTGATGATCTTCATGGGCCTGACCAACCCGGATGCGCCGCGTCACCAACAGCATTCGATGATACTGGTGCCGATGGATGCGCCCGGTGTCACCGTGCTGCGTCCGCTGCCGGTGTTCGGTTACGACGACGCACCGCACGGCCACGCCGAAGTGCTGTTCGAGAACGTGCGCGTGCCTTACGAGAATGTGCTGCTGGGTGAGGGCCGTGGTTTCGAGATTGCCCAGGGTCGCCTCGGCCCGGGCCGTATCCACCACTGCATGCGCTCGATCGGCATGGCCGAACGCGCCCTGGAACTGATGTGCAAGCGTGCCGTGAGCCGTACCGCCTTCGGCAAGCCGCTGGCACGCCTGGGTGGCAACATCGACCACATCGCCGATTCGCGCATGGAGATCAACCAGGCGCGTCTGCTGACCCTGAACGCGGCCTACATGATGGATACCGTGGGCAACAAGATCGCTGCCAGCGAAATCGCCCAGATCAAGGTGGTGGCGCCCAACGTTGCGCTGAAGGTGATCGACCGGGCGATCCAGATGCACGGCGGTGCCGGGGTTTCCAACGACTTCCCGCTGGCGTACTGGTACGCCATGCAGCGCACCCTGCGCCTGGCCGACGGACCGGATGAAGTGCACCGCGCCGCCATCGGCAAGTACGAAATCGGTAAATACGTGCCACGTGACGTGATGAAAGCCAGTCGCTGA
- a CDS encoding LysR family transcriptional regulator, whose product MNLTKVDLNLFIVFDAIYTEANLTRAGQIVGITQPAVSNALARLRETFNDPLFVRTAQGMVPTPMAQNIIGPVRNALQLLRVSVQESRTFNPQQAGKTYRISMTDLSEQILLPPLFQRLRRLAPSVCIESFLAKRRETTKELAAGRLDFAVDAPLNTDPQVRHVKLLDDRYVCAMRPGHPLAKEKISLDEYLSLSHIHISSRRSGLGYVDLALGKMGIQRKIALRSQHYLMASTVLQQTDMVMTVPERFARRHNLHHVTLPVGDVPALETHLYWHESTDQDPANRWMREQMIELAQQVIAQEKKADQAATA is encoded by the coding sequence ATGAACCTGACCAAGGTGGACCTGAACCTCTTCATCGTCTTCGACGCCATCTACACCGAGGCCAACCTGACCCGTGCCGGACAGATCGTCGGCATCACTCAGCCGGCGGTTTCCAACGCCCTCGCCCGCCTGCGTGAAACCTTCAACGACCCGCTGTTCGTGCGCACCGCCCAGGGCATGGTGCCCACGCCCATGGCGCAGAACATCATCGGCCCGGTGCGTAACGCCCTGCAGCTGCTGCGTGTCTCCGTACAGGAGAGCCGCACCTTCAACCCGCAGCAGGCCGGCAAGACCTACCGCATCAGCATGACCGACCTCTCCGAGCAGATTCTCCTGCCGCCGCTGTTCCAGCGCCTGCGCCGTCTGGCACCCAGCGTGTGCATCGAAAGCTTTCTGGCCAAACGCCGCGAGACCACCAAGGAGCTGGCTGCCGGCCGCCTCGACTTCGCCGTCGATGCACCGCTCAACACCGACCCGCAGGTGCGTCACGTCAAACTGCTGGATGATCGTTACGTCTGCGCCATGCGCCCGGGCCACCCGTTGGCCAAGGAGAAGATCAGCCTCGATGAATACCTGTCGCTGAGCCATATCCACATCTCCAGCCGCCGCAGTGGTCTCGGTTATGTGGATCTGGCCCTGGGCAAGATGGGCATCCAGCGCAAGATTGCCCTGCGCTCGCAGCACTACCTGATGGCCAGCACCGTGTTGCAGCAAACCGATATGGTGATGACCGTGCCGGAGCGTTTTGCCCGCCGCCACAACCTGCATCATGTGACCTTACCGGTCGGTGATGTGCCGGCGCTGGAAACGCACCTGTACTGGCATGAGAGTACCGATCAGGATCCGGCCAACCGCTGGATGCGCGAGCAGATGATCGAACTGGCGCAGCAGGTCATTGCGCAGGAAAAGAAAGCTGATCAGGCCGCTACCGCCTGA